The following are encoded in a window of Thermococcus sp. CX2 genomic DNA:
- a CDS encoding FAD-dependent oxidoreductase — MRLLDLTEKDPSKRITIYFEGKQLEAYEGEKITVALLANGIYWLTTSTDGRKRGAFTFGPVPLVINGVKNVNGRKAIVRDGMKIERQTYGDFQETVEIDGGKPVLRQVVDVAIIGAGPAGIGAALEIQEHLTVALIEERGWLGGDMWLKGLPQEGFEGEPKEVIKGLTGKFNENVRVFRKTVALGVFDEGEYFLVPVVRENQLIEIMAKRVVLATGAVDNILLFENNEFPGVFRRDFALEVMNVWGVAPGRKVAVVGSRPEDVTPELERWGIEYIVVPNPKRVEGDEKVGRLIDMNGNVYEVDAVIVSDGRRPDINPITQAGGKLRFKRGYYTPVLDSKHRIRDGIYVAGSAVSIKPHYANYLEGRLVGAYILQELGYEANPCIYEERLKEYEPEAVTIHRIPFEEFNLEDVQICGCDVSLKKVDDVVKQGITDLQIIKRLTHLAMGFCQGRFCLFNGAVVVSQRTGTDMAKIDLPVARPPLKNVRMKVTAARG; from the coding sequence ATGAGACTCCTTGATCTAACCGAGAAGGACCCTTCTAAGAGAATTACCATATATTTTGAGGGAAAACAGCTCGAAGCGTACGAGGGAGAAAAAATCACCGTCGCGCTTCTGGCCAACGGCATATACTGGCTCACCACGAGCACTGACGGCAGGAAGAGGGGGGCCTTTACATTTGGGCCGGTTCCTCTTGTAATAAACGGCGTGAAGAATGTTAATGGGCGGAAGGCCATTGTTAGGGACGGTATGAAGATAGAGAGGCAAACCTACGGGGACTTCCAGGAGACTGTCGAGATTGACGGGGGTAAGCCCGTTCTGAGGCAAGTCGTTGACGTCGCTATAATAGGTGCTGGACCCGCCGGAATAGGGGCAGCGTTGGAGATTCAGGAGCATCTGACCGTTGCCCTCATCGAGGAGCGCGGCTGGCTCGGCGGCGACATGTGGCTCAAGGGCCTCCCCCAGGAGGGCTTTGAAGGCGAGCCGAAGGAGGTCATCAAAGGGCTCACCGGGAAGTTCAACGAGAACGTTAGGGTTTTCAGGAAGACTGTAGCCTTGGGAGTCTTCGACGAGGGCGAGTACTTCCTCGTTCCAGTCGTTAGGGAAAACCAGCTCATTGAGATAATGGCCAAGCGCGTCGTTTTGGCCACTGGAGCGGTGGACAACATCCTCCTCTTCGAGAACAACGAGTTCCCGGGTGTCTTCAGGAGGGACTTCGCGCTGGAGGTTATGAACGTCTGGGGAGTCGCTCCCGGGAGGAAGGTCGCCGTCGTTGGAAGCAGGCCCGAGGATGTAACCCCCGAGCTGGAGCGCTGGGGAATTGAATACATCGTCGTTCCCAATCCAAAACGCGTCGAGGGGGACGAGAAGGTTGGAAGACTCATAGACATGAACGGCAACGTTTACGAGGTTGATGCCGTCATTGTTTCCGACGGCAGAAGACCGGACATAAACCCGATAACCCAAGCTGGAGGAAAGCTCCGCTTCAAGAGGGGCTATTACACCCCTGTTCTCGACTCAAAGCACAGGATAAGGGATGGAATTTACGTAGCGGGAAGCGCCGTCAGCATAAAGCCGCACTACGCGAACTACCTTGAGGGAAGGCTTGTTGGAGCGTACATTCTCCAGGAGTTAGGCTACGAGGCTAATCCCTGCATCTACGAGGAGAGGCTGAAGGAGTACGAACCTGAAGCGGTTACGATTCACAGGATACCCTTCGAGGAGTTCAACCTCGAGGACGTCCAGATATGCGGCTGCGATGTAAGCCTGAAGAAGGTCGACGACGTCGTCAAGCAGGGCATAACGGACTTGCAGATAATCAAGCGCCTAACGCACCTTGCCATGGGCTTCTGCCAGGGCCGCTTCTGCCTCTTCAACGGCGCGGTGGTGGTCTCCCAGAGAACGGGAACCGACATGGCGAAGATCGATCTGCCCGTTGCGAGGCCTCCGCTCAAAAACGTGAGGATGAAGGTTACCGCCGCCAGGGGATGA
- a CDS encoding OsmC family protein: MPSEVRGRVKWIEKGQFIGRVEPDGCSIVLGDGGISPMKLLLLGVAGCTAYDVVMILQKMREPIEGLEVEISGERREEHPRMYEKVHIHYRIYGDVKDEKAKRAIELSQDKYCSASAHIKLSGAKLTYSYEIIKG; this comes from the coding sequence GTGCCAAGCGAGGTTAGGGGTCGTGTAAAGTGGATTGAAAAGGGGCAGTTCATCGGCAGGGTGGAGCCTGATGGGTGCTCGATCGTCCTTGGGGACGGCGGGATAAGCCCGATGAAACTCCTTCTCCTCGGCGTCGCTGGCTGTACTGCCTATGACGTGGTTATGATACTCCAGAAGATGAGGGAACCTATAGAAGGGCTTGAAGTGGAGATAAGCGGCGAGAGGCGCGAGGAGCACCCGAGGATGTATGAAAAGGTTCACATCCACTACAGAATTTACGGCGATGTGAAGGATGAGAAAGCAAAGCGCGCCATAGAGCTCAGTCAAGACAAGTATTGCTCCGCCTCGGCCCACATAAAGCTCAGCGGTGCAAAGCTCACGTACTCCTATGAAATTATCAAGGGTTAA
- a CDS encoding GTP-binding protein encodes MPTNVTAEYLAAEEEYRNAKTIPEKIRALEKMYATVPKHKGTEKLRLQIKRKLAELRKELEKQRQVQKKGGGYSFSVRKEGAAQIVLAGLPNVGKSSLMKALTNVDIDVADYAFTTVEPIPGMMHHKDVQIQLVEVPGLVEGAALGKGMGPQLLSVIRNADAIAIVVDLSQDPVKQMEILLREFERAGIKLNKRRPRVEIKRTASGGIIINGQENIKGDIQEVMKMLREERIHSAEITVKEPVTLEEFADALDESLVWRRAMIIANKGDASGSKENYEKLVQTYGDRFKIVPVSARRKINLDKLKDELYELAGIIRVFTKSPGEEPAYPPVPLKKGSTVMDLAERIHKDFAKNFRYARVWGKSVKFPGQRVGADHVLEDGDIVEIHAR; translated from the coding sequence ATGCCAACCAACGTTACGGCAGAGTACTTAGCGGCCGAGGAGGAGTACAGGAACGCCAAAACTATCCCAGAGAAGATAAGGGCGCTCGAGAAGATGTACGCCACCGTGCCAAAACACAAGGGGACTGAGAAGCTTAGGCTCCAGATAAAGCGAAAGCTGGCCGAGCTGAGGAAGGAGCTTGAAAAGCAGAGACAGGTTCAGAAGAAGGGTGGTGGCTACTCCTTCAGCGTGAGGAAAGAAGGGGCGGCACAGATAGTTCTGGCTGGCCTTCCGAACGTTGGGAAAAGCTCGCTTATGAAGGCACTGACCAACGTTGACATAGACGTTGCTGACTACGCCTTCACCACCGTCGAGCCAATCCCCGGAATGATGCACCATAAGGACGTTCAAATCCAGCTCGTTGAGGTCCCTGGCCTCGTTGAGGGGGCCGCTCTCGGTAAGGGTATGGGGCCTCAGCTTTTAAGCGTGATAAGGAACGCCGATGCGATAGCCATCGTTGTGGATCTCTCCCAGGATCCTGTGAAGCAGATGGAAATCCTCCTGAGGGAGTTCGAGAGAGCTGGAATAAAGCTCAACAAGCGCCGCCCGAGGGTCGAGATAAAGAGAACCGCCAGCGGCGGAATAATCATCAACGGCCAGGAGAACATAAAGGGCGACATTCAAGAGGTCATGAAGATGCTTCGCGAGGAGAGAATCCACTCCGCGGAGATAACCGTCAAAGAGCCCGTAACTCTGGAGGAGTTCGCCGATGCGCTCGACGAGAGTCTGGTTTGGAGAAGGGCGATGATAATAGCCAACAAGGGCGACGCTTCAGGCAGCAAGGAGAACTACGAAAAGCTCGTCCAGACCTATGGAGACAGGTTCAAAATCGTGCCAGTCTCGGCGAGGAGGAAGATAAACCTCGACAAGCTCAAGGATGAGCTCTACGAGTTAGCAGGAATAATCAGGGTCTTCACGAAAAGCCCGGGAGAGGAGCCGGCTTATCCACCAGTCCCGCTCAAGAAGGGCTCAACGGTTATGGACTTGGCCGAGAGGATTCACAAGGACTTCGCCAAGAACTTCCGCTACGCGAGGGTTTGGGGCAAGAGCGTCAAGTTCCCGGGCCAGAGGGTCGGAGCGGATCACGTCTTGGAGGACGGAGATATAGTGGAGATTCACGCGCGGTGA
- a CDS encoding triphosphoribosyl-dephospho-CoA synthase, which produces MERWRIIKAFTLGPLLEAAIPKPGNVNRYADFEDLTLYHFIFAETWTIDILHEATKIGDQLRRGTYRLNEAGIGELIKRAVQNAREVQDANPNFGIVALQIPLVIALSMSKNMLEARDWVRRLIDESTVRDTMELYRAIRIANPKGIPSGVKYDVYSDDSFRELFRDGINLKRLAEISCERELIFCEWLNGYELSYKTFARLYELTKEMTLEEAVQRAFVELLAENTDTLIVRKAGKEEAELVRERAREVLEGRLTLEEFDAFLREKKDLRNPGSLADIMAIALSLLVLKGYRFTREP; this is translated from the coding sequence ATGGAGCGGTGGAGGATCATAAAGGCCTTCACCCTCGGGCCCCTCTTAGAGGCGGCCATCCCGAAGCCGGGCAACGTGAACCGCTACGCTGACTTCGAAGATCTGACCCTCTACCACTTCATCTTCGCGGAGACCTGGACAATAGACATACTCCACGAGGCCACTAAGATCGGTGACCAGCTCAGAAGGGGAACCTACCGGCTCAATGAGGCCGGAATAGGCGAGCTGATAAAGCGTGCCGTCCAGAACGCAAGGGAGGTTCAGGATGCAAACCCGAACTTCGGGATAGTGGCACTCCAGATCCCGCTCGTGATAGCCCTCTCAATGAGCAAGAACATGCTCGAGGCTCGGGACTGGGTCAGAAGGCTCATAGACGAGTCCACTGTCCGGGACACGATGGAGCTCTACCGGGCGATAAGAATAGCGAACCCCAAGGGAATCCCGAGCGGGGTCAAGTACGACGTCTATTCCGATGACTCCTTCAGGGAGCTGTTTAGGGACGGCATCAACCTGAAAAGGCTGGCCGAAATAAGCTGTGAAAGGGAGTTAATCTTCTGCGAGTGGCTCAACGGCTACGAGCTGAGCTACAAAACCTTCGCGAGGCTCTACGAGCTGACGAAAGAGATGACGCTCGAAGAGGCAGTTCAGAGGGCGTTCGTCGAACTTCTGGCCGAAAACACCGACACCCTCATCGTGAGAAAGGCCGGAAAGGAGGAAGCGGAACTCGTCCGGGAGAGAGCCAGGGAAGTCCTCGAGGGAAGGCTCACGCTCGAGGAGTTCGACGCCTTCCTGAGAGAAAAGAAGGACTTAAGGAATCCGGGAAGTCTGGCCGATATAATGGCCATCGCCCTGAGCCTGCTCGTTCTCAAGGGCTACCGCTTCACTCGAGAACCTTAA
- the snatA gene encoding neutral amino acid NAAT transporter SnatA yields the protein MIEIIKYFVLLYGGLFAITNPVGAVPVFLSVTHDLSMEERREIAAKTAITVVITLITFALIGQWIFRFFGSSADAFSIAGGILLFRMAMDMLSGSLSSIKISREETEEFDEEVVTLEEVAIIPLAIPLISGPGAITTVMLYMAKSLSVSERAAVIASIVAIGFTVWLVLCSANRIKTKLGRVGIKVMTRMMGLILTSMAVQMIINGIKGAFGL from the coding sequence GTGATAGAGATTATCAAGTACTTCGTGCTCCTCTACGGTGGACTGTTTGCCATTACCAACCCAGTCGGTGCTGTCCCGGTCTTTCTAAGCGTTACCCACGACCTTTCCATGGAGGAGAGGCGCGAGATAGCGGCCAAAACTGCCATAACTGTAGTCATAACCCTCATTACCTTCGCCCTCATCGGTCAGTGGATATTCAGGTTCTTCGGCTCGAGCGCAGACGCGTTCTCGATAGCCGGCGGTATTCTGCTCTTCCGCATGGCGATGGATATGCTCTCTGGAAGTCTCTCCTCGATTAAGATAAGTAGGGAAGAGACGGAGGAGTTCGACGAAGAGGTCGTTACCCTTGAGGAGGTCGCCATAATTCCACTCGCGATTCCCCTAATCTCTGGCCCGGGCGCGATAACAACCGTTATGCTCTACATGGCCAAAAGCCTCAGCGTATCGGAGAGGGCTGCGGTAATAGCGAGCATAGTCGCGATAGGTTTCACCGTCTGGCTCGTACTATGTTCAGCCAACAGGATAAAGACCAAGCTTGGAAGGGTTGGAATCAAAGTCATGACGAGGATGATGGGCCTAATTCTGACATCTATGGCAGTGCAGATGATAATCAACGGCATCAAGGGTGCCTTTGGCCTTTGA
- a CDS encoding family 4A encapsulin nanocompartment shell protein: MRGELIKILSLIEEKANELKLDGYEPDVVLFGFEAYEFLKNQVNKEFGGEEEVLELSGMKVRLLDELGKDAVVVDSKALGLGLGGAKRFKVLE; the protein is encoded by the coding sequence ATGCGGGGAGAGCTGATTAAGATTCTCAGCCTCATTGAGGAGAAGGCCAACGAGCTCAAGCTCGACGGTTACGAGCCGGATGTCGTTCTCTTCGGCTTCGAGGCCTACGAGTTCCTGAAGAACCAGGTGAACAAGGAGTTCGGCGGTGAGGAGGAGGTGCTGGAGCTTTCTGGCATGAAGGTCCGCCTCCTCGACGAGCTCGGAAAGGACGCGGTCGTCGTTGACAGCAAAGCTTTGGGCCTTGGCCTGGGGGGAGCGAAGCGCTTTAAGGTTCTCGAGTGA
- a CDS encoding gamma-glutamyl-gamma-aminobutyrate hydrolase family protein, whose protein sequence is MKPLIGIIGSMDYSKNRLFLNKAHLEKVLNVGGIPAVFSADSSPDEVLEHVDGILLIEGPDIHPHFYGEDPSGVLKYVDVARDEFEICLVKKAVENGVPILGIGRGMQVINVALGGTLYQDVSTEIPKAIKHDWDLHLMGPTQRVHGVRIKTSSRLYEILKEELNIEGTSDVFLRVNSFHHQAIKRVGEGIKPVAYAVDGLIEAIEGEEGFIVGVQWQAEYLPEMERLFEAFVLAAAEYRAKKLDMEMREIEAKVREGLSESHRSSETSSNPPDTSQM, encoded by the coding sequence ATGAAGCCCTTAATCGGTATAATCGGCAGTATGGACTACTCCAAGAACCGCCTTTTCCTCAACAAGGCCCACTTGGAGAAGGTACTCAATGTTGGGGGAATTCCCGCTGTTTTCAGCGCAGATTCGTCCCCTGATGAGGTTCTAGAACACGTTGATGGAATCCTCCTCATCGAGGGTCCGGATATACACCCCCACTTCTACGGGGAGGATCCTTCCGGTGTCCTCAAATACGTGGATGTTGCGAGGGATGAGTTCGAGATATGCCTGGTGAAAAAAGCCGTTGAGAATGGGGTGCCCATTCTGGGCATCGGCAGGGGGATGCAGGTGATAAACGTCGCCCTCGGTGGAACGCTCTACCAGGATGTTTCAACGGAGATTCCCAAGGCGATAAAACACGACTGGGACCTTCACCTGATGGGACCAACGCAGCGTGTCCACGGGGTGAGGATAAAAACGAGTTCGAGGCTCTACGAGATACTGAAGGAAGAGCTGAACATAGAGGGCACCAGCGACGTGTTCCTTCGCGTGAACAGCTTCCACCATCAGGCCATCAAGAGGGTCGGGGAGGGAATAAAGCCGGTCGCCTATGCCGTGGACGGCCTCATAGAGGCGATAGAAGGTGAAGAAGGCTTCATCGTGGGTGTCCAATGGCAGGCAGAGTACCTCCCAGAGATGGAAAGGCTCTTCGAGGCCTTCGTCCTCGCTGCGGCTGAATACCGTGCCAAAAAGCTCGATATGGAGATGCGGGAGATAGAAGCTAAAGTCAGGGAGGGACTAAGTGAGAGCCATCGCAGCTCGGAAACGAGTAGTAACCCTCCCGACACGAGCCAAATGTGA
- the pfpI gene encoding deglycase PfpI — protein sequence MKVLFLSADGFEDLELIYPLHRIKEEGHEVYVASFQRGKITGKHGYTVNVDLAFDEVDPDEFDALVLPGGKAPEIVRLNEKAVAVTRKMFEDGKPVASICHGPQILISAGVLKGRKGTSTITIRDDVVNAGAEWVDAEVVVDGNWVSSRHPGDLYAWMREFVKLLR from the coding sequence ATGAAAGTGCTGTTTCTGAGCGCGGATGGCTTCGAGGATCTGGAGCTGATATACCCGCTCCACAGGATTAAAGAGGAGGGCCACGAGGTCTACGTTGCGAGCTTTCAGAGGGGTAAGATAACGGGCAAGCACGGCTACACCGTGAACGTTGACCTAGCTTTTGACGAGGTTGATCCTGATGAGTTCGATGCCCTCGTTCTTCCTGGTGGGAAGGCCCCGGAGATAGTCAGGCTCAACGAAAAGGCCGTAGCGGTAACCAGGAAGATGTTTGAGGACGGAAAGCCGGTAGCGAGCATATGCCACGGGCCGCAGATACTCATCTCCGCCGGAGTGCTTAAGGGCAGGAAGGGAACGAGCACGATAACCATCAGGGACGACGTGGTCAACGCCGGTGCCGAGTGGGTAGATGCAGAGGTCGTCGTCGACGGCAACTGGGTCAGCTCGAGGCACCCAGGCGACCTCTACGCCTGGATGAGGGAGTTCGTGAAGCTCCTTCGCTGA
- a CDS encoding Lrp/AsnC family transcriptional regulator, whose protein sequence is MRMGLDEIDKKILTILQKNSRTPLREISKEVNLAESTVYERIKKLKERGIIRKFTVILDPDSLGFRILAFILIKSKAGKYSHVAKELTKYPQIIEIYETTGDYDMLVKIRTKGSEELNEFLDTIGEIEGVEATHTMVVLKVHKETTELPL, encoded by the coding sequence ATGCGAATGGGTTTGGACGAAATCGACAAGAAGATTCTCACCATACTTCAGAAGAACAGCAGAACGCCCCTGAGAGAGATTTCTAAAGAGGTCAACTTGGCCGAATCGACCGTTTACGAGAGAATAAAGAAGCTAAAGGAAAGGGGAATCATACGGAAGTTCACAGTCATTCTCGATCCAGACTCCCTTGGCTTCAGGATACTGGCTTTCATCCTCATAAAGTCGAAGGCCGGCAAATACTCCCACGTCGCCAAGGAACTCACGAAGTACCCGCAGATAATCGAAATCTATGAGACGACGGGCGACTACGACATGCTCGTGAAGATCAGAACCAAGGGAAGCGAGGAGCTCAACGAGTTCCTTGACACCATCGGTGAAATCGAGGGCGTTGAAGCGACCCACACCATGGTCGTGCTCAAGGTCCACAAAGAGACCACCGAGCTGCCCCTCTAA
- a CDS encoding PspC domain-containing protein, which produces MAKKLMRSKDNRVFLGVLGGIAEHLEIDPTLVRVIFVVLLVFNPFAMVLLYFLLALVMPEEENGETSLEEKLNKLADETEKKINDIFSGSDSTKTLAIILIAIGAAIVAKPLFPLIGPIGGTTLLALTLLVIGIILLARGD; this is translated from the coding sequence ATGGCAAAGAAGCTGATGCGCTCAAAGGACAACAGAGTCTTCCTGGGGGTTCTCGGAGGGATAGCCGAGCACCTCGAGATAGACCCGACGCTCGTGAGAGTAATCTTTGTAGTTCTGCTCGTATTCAACCCCTTCGCGATGGTCCTGCTGTACTTCCTGCTGGCGCTGGTCATGCCAGAGGAAGAGAACGGGGAAACGTCGCTCGAGGAGAAGCTCAACAAGCTGGCGGATGAGACTGAAAAGAAGATCAACGATATCTTTTCGGGCAGCGACAGCACAAAGACCCTCGCAATAATACTGATAGCCATCGGTGCAGCTATTGTAGCAAAGCCGCTCTTCCCGCTGATCGGCCCAATTGGCGGAACTACACTCTTAGCCCTCACCCTCCTGGTAATAGGCATAATACTGCTTGCGAGGGGTGATTGA
- a CDS encoding radical SAM protein — protein MYIRPFDPWKAKLCTCPFKYTLNVYTGCDHACLYCYITSYIPKAFRVRTKEGLLPKLERELRKFDRRYIIALSYSSDPYPTIEKELGITRKVLELFRRYDVRCLLLTKSDIFERDLDILSELKCAVGITVTTIDERKAKLIEPNAPKPEDRIRALKKAKSAGIPVYARIDPVIPFYTWEDFDKTLDALSFVSHITVSTLKLRPDGLSRMKAKLPEVMERLEPLYEKGERIGGYYYLPEEFRMKILEEARRKIEKRGITFGSCREGYYSFPSCDGSHLVPP, from the coding sequence ATGTACATCCGACCCTTCGACCCATGGAAGGCAAAGCTCTGCACATGCCCGTTCAAGTATACGCTGAACGTTTACACCGGCTGCGACCATGCTTGTCTTTACTGCTACATAACGAGCTACATCCCCAAGGCCTTCCGCGTGAGGACGAAGGAGGGGCTTTTGCCGAAGCTGGAACGCGAGCTGAGGAAGTTCGATAGAAGGTACATAATAGCCCTCTCCTATTCCTCCGACCCGTACCCAACCATCGAGAAAGAGCTAGGCATAACAAGAAAGGTGCTCGAATTGTTCCGGCGATACGACGTGAGGTGTCTTTTGCTTACAAAATCAGACATCTTTGAGCGCGACCTCGATATTCTGAGCGAGCTGAAGTGTGCCGTGGGGATCACCGTTACGACCATTGATGAAAGAAAGGCCAAGCTCATAGAACCGAACGCACCGAAGCCAGAGGACAGGATACGGGCGCTTAAAAAGGCCAAGAGTGCAGGAATTCCAGTCTACGCGCGCATAGATCCGGTAATTCCATTCTACACCTGGGAAGACTTCGATAAGACCCTAGACGCGCTGAGCTTTGTGAGCCACATAACGGTCTCGACGCTGAAGCTGAGGCCCGATGGATTGAGTAGAATGAAGGCAAAGCTGCCAGAGGTTATGGAGAGGCTGGAGCCCCTCTACGAGAAAGGTGAGAGGATTGGAGGCTACTATTACCTGCCGGAAGAATTCAGGATGAAAATCCTCGAAGAGGCGAGGAGAAAGATAGAGAAGAGGGGAATCACATTTGGCTCGTGTCGGGAGGGTTACTACTCGTTTCCGAGCTGCGATGGCTCTCACTTAGTCCCTCCCTGA
- a CDS encoding sodium/proline symporter translates to MNTGILFGFLIYLALLAYIGWWANRYTKTEDQYFVGGRRVHVLAAALSDKASDFSGWLMLGYPGAAFKSGLGAFWAAVGCFFGTLADYLLIGPRLRIYTGKFRAITVPDYLEARLKDDTKLIRILGALIIVIFMTAYVAAQFTAGGKTFAEGFGISDNMGIILTVIILTAYVITGGFFAVVWTDVVQAMFMLLTLIIVPFLALAKVGGFGKATEIIAASNPTHLDPFGGATGWAALIFAIGYASWIVGYLGQPHIVTRYMSVEDPRKLRRPGIFISGIWTIIVLWGAFFAGFLGYAMYQTGILQVSDPEKVIPAMAVELMPSWLAGFVIAGIISAVMSTADSQLLVASSAIARDFYHKVLGKELGKRQMVNMARIVVTGIALVGLYFALTGNKVVYQMVATAWGGLAVGFGPILTLSLWWKRVTKEGGIIGMAYGLISEVILEAKIYGWAFNPDAPGFFGTLGQWFNAVPVFFINFFVTLFVIIVVSLLTKPPEEVVKLHEEIFRKVPIEKGGKTVMQARAKSQVENVAEFVLAKGLA, encoded by the coding sequence ATGAACACGGGAATACTCTTCGGTTTCCTGATTTACCTTGCCCTCCTTGCTTATATAGGCTGGTGGGCCAACCGCTACACTAAAACTGAAGACCAGTACTTCGTCGGAGGAAGGAGGGTCCATGTCCTGGCAGCCGCCCTGAGTGACAAGGCGAGCGACTTCTCTGGCTGGCTGATGCTCGGCTATCCCGGAGCGGCCTTCAAGAGCGGTCTCGGAGCATTCTGGGCGGCAGTTGGCTGTTTCTTTGGAACTCTGGCTGACTACCTCCTTATAGGGCCGAGGCTCAGGATATACACCGGAAAGTTCAGGGCCATAACGGTTCCCGACTACCTTGAGGCGAGGCTCAAGGATGACACCAAGCTCATCAGGATTCTCGGAGCGCTAATCATCGTGATATTCATGACGGCATACGTTGCGGCCCAGTTTACCGCCGGAGGAAAGACCTTCGCGGAGGGCTTCGGGATAAGCGACAACATGGGCATAATCCTGACGGTGATAATCCTCACTGCCTACGTTATCACCGGTGGCTTCTTCGCCGTCGTCTGGACGGATGTTGTTCAGGCCATGTTCATGCTACTGACCCTCATAATCGTCCCGTTCTTGGCGCTTGCAAAGGTTGGCGGCTTTGGAAAGGCCACGGAAATCATAGCCGCGAGCAACCCAACGCATCTCGATCCATTCGGCGGAGCAACGGGATGGGCTGCCCTAATCTTTGCCATAGGCTACGCCAGCTGGATAGTTGGCTACCTCGGACAGCCGCACATAGTTACGCGTTACATGAGCGTTGAGGATCCGAGAAAGCTCAGGAGGCCGGGTATATTCATCAGCGGCATCTGGACGATAATAGTCCTCTGGGGAGCCTTCTTCGCGGGCTTCCTCGGCTACGCCATGTATCAGACGGGCATCCTCCAGGTCAGTGACCCGGAGAAGGTCATCCCTGCTATGGCGGTTGAACTGATGCCCAGCTGGTTGGCGGGCTTCGTCATAGCGGGCATAATCTCGGCCGTCATGAGCACCGCGGATTCCCAGCTCCTAGTGGCTTCATCCGCCATCGCGAGGGACTTCTACCACAAGGTTCTCGGCAAAGAGCTCGGCAAGAGGCAGATGGTCAATATGGCGAGGATAGTCGTTACGGGCATCGCCCTGGTGGGCCTCTACTTCGCCCTCACTGGCAACAAGGTCGTCTACCAGATGGTCGCCACTGCCTGGGGCGGCCTCGCGGTCGGCTTCGGCCCGATACTGACCCTGAGCCTCTGGTGGAAACGCGTTACCAAAGAGGGCGGAATAATAGGAATGGCCTACGGTCTCATCAGCGAGGTCATCCTTGAGGCTAAGATATACGGCTGGGCATTCAACCCGGATGCTCCTGGCTTCTTCGGCACCCTCGGCCAGTGGTTCAACGCCGTGCCGGTGTTCTTCATCAACTTCTTCGTGACGCTGTTCGTCATAATCGTCGTCAGCCTGCTCACTAAGCCGCCTGAGGAGGTAGTTAAGCTCCACGAGGAGATATTCAGGAAGGTGCCCATCGAGAAGGGCGGCAAGACTGTTATGCAGGCCAGGGCCAAGAGCCAGGTCGAAAACGTCGCGGAGTTCGTCCTCGCGAAGGGACTCGCCTGA